In the Haloactinospora alba genome, CGGAACCGTCCGCGCGGCCTTCGGCCGGGCGGTGGACGCGGTGAGCTCGGGAATCTCCTCCGCCGTCGGTTTCGTCCGGGAACTGCCGGGACGCGCCGTCAGCGCCCTCGGCAACCTGGGGCGCCTCCTGCTCAACAAGGGCAAGGACCTCATCTCCGGGTTCGTCCGCGGCATCAGGAACGCCGCGGGAAGCATCGTCACCACGATCAAGAACTTCATCACCGACAAGATCCCCGGCTTCGTGAAGGACGCGCTGGGCATCAGCTCGCCCTCCCGAGTCATGGCCCAGCTGGGCGAGGCGATCGGCAGCGGGCTCGCCACGGGGATCCACGACAGTCAGCGAAACGTCGAGCGGGCCATGGACGACCTCGTCCCCGACCCCCGCCAGGCCGCGGCCCGGATCGCGGCGGCCCCCGCGGCGGCCGGCGGCGGAACGCTCCAACCAGGGGCCGGCCGGCGCGCGGACAACCCCGCCGCCGGTGTGACGGTGAACGTCCACCCCCGGGAGGGACAGTCCGAGTACGAGATCGGCCGCATGGTGGAACGCGAGTTGGCCTGGGCGGGAAAACGATGAACGAACAGTTGCAGCTACCCGTGTACACGGTGGACGACTGGTCCGGGAACACCCGGGACAACCGGGGCGTCGAGTGGTGGGTGACCGGCGACGAGGGGTGGACCGGTTCCCCGCCGCCACGTGTCGAACTCACCGACCGGCCCCAGCGGCACGGCGCCTTCGACGCCGCCTCCTACCGGTCGCCCCGCGTCATCACCCTGGAGGGGGTGGCCATCGCTCCCGACCGGCGCACCAAGGAGGAGGCCAAGGACCGCTTCGCCGCGCTGCTGGCGGACGGCTCCGCGCTGCGGCCGCTCGTGGTGCGGGAGCACACCGCCACCCGCAGGGTGGAGGTGCGGCTCACCGACGAGAGCCGGCTACGCGACACCACCCCGCACGCCTTCGAGTGGTCCCTCCAGGTCACCGCGCCCGACCCGAACCGCTACTCCGCCCGGCAGCACACCCGCTTCACCCCGGTACCCACCCGCGGGCCGGGGGTGGACTTCCCCCTCACCTTCCCGTTGGACTTCGGGCGGACCTCGG is a window encoding:
- a CDS encoding phage tail protein, with protein sequence GTVRAAFGRAVDAVSSGISSAVGFVRELPGRAVSALGNLGRLLLNKGKDLISGFVRGIRNAAGSIVTTIKNFITDKIPGFVKDALGISSPSRVMAQLGEAIGSGLATGIHDSQRNVERAMDDLVPDPRQAAARIAAAPAAAGGGTLQPGAGRRADNPAAGVTVNVHPREGQSEYEIGRMVERELAWAGKR
- a CDS encoding phage distal tail protein; protein product: MNEQLQLPVYTVDDWSGNTRDNRGVEWWVTGDEGWTGSPPPRVELTDRPQRHGAFDAASYRSPRVITLEGVAIAPDRRTKEEAKDRFAALLADGSALRPLVVREHTATRRVEVRLTDESRLRDTTPHAFEWSLQVTAPDPNRYSARQHTRFTPVPTRGPGVDFPLTFPLDFGRTSGGRFTLTNAGTIPTAPVWHIDGPCENPAIQELNGDGLLEFDISLTARQRLTVDVDARTVVLGSATSRRASLRAYSRWFPLRPGDNTILFRTTRGGPDPRPDDRPGLHARWRDAWL